A DNA window from Drosophila sechellia strain sech25 chromosome X, ASM438219v1, whole genome shotgun sequence contains the following coding sequences:
- the LOC6615199 gene encoding uncharacterized protein LOC6615199 isoform X3 → MNNFKTIEIVSDSTGKEETKAPKRSVGGKSKTLSDLDVKTVKIEKMVPDVAYPCTLGQTKTSTGTAADVSSKSGRDRSRKSQHGARSISAHPQLESVAADGLGAGGSKASKKQEKASAAIKSFVQSDEMQGLIKRIANERIRCNFLLTAYQLPDMSFTLNTPMDTLRNSFEKRLQQRRDRGYANSTSSASSPASCSQKLPAKGVAKAKNP, encoded by the coding sequence ATGAACAACTTTAAGACCATCGAAATTGTCTCCGATTCAACCGGAAAAGAAGAGACAAAAGCCCCCAAACGAAGTGTCGGTGGAAAATCTAAGACACTCAGCGATCTTGATGTTAAAACAGTCAAGATCGAAAAAATGGTACCTGATGTAGCATATCCATGCACTTTGGGCCAGACAAAAACATCGACTGGCACTGCGGCTGATGTATCCAGTAAGAGTGGACGCGACAGGTCCAGGAAGAGCCAGCATGGTGCCAGAAGCATAAGTGCTCACCCACAGCTCGAGTCGGTTGCTGCAGATGGGCTGGGAGCCGGTGGATCCAAGGCATCTAAGAAACAGGAAAAGGCGAGCGCGGCCATCAAAAGTTTTGTACAGAGCGATGAGATGCAGGGGCTCATTAAGCGCATCGCCAACGAGCGGATTCGCTGCAACTTCCTGCTGACCGCCTATCAGCTGCCCGACATGAGCTTCACCCTCAACACGCCCATGGATACGCTACGCAATAGCTTCGAGAAGCGCCTCCAGCAGCGTCGCGACCGAGGATATGCCAATTCAACCTCCTCGGCTTCATCCCCAGCCAGTTGCAGCCAGAAATTACCCGCCAAGGGAGTTGCGAAGGCCAAAAACCCGTAG